A window of the Cicer arietinum cultivar CDC Frontier isolate Library 1 chromosome 6, Cicar.CDCFrontier_v2.0, whole genome shotgun sequence genome harbors these coding sequences:
- the LOC101503914 gene encoding uncharacterized protein isoform X2, translating to MTSRLKEDEKNERIIRGLLKLTPNRRCINCNSLGPQYVCTNFWTFVCTNCSGIHREFTHRVKSISMAKFTAQEVSALQEGGNQRAKEIFFKEWDPQSHSLPDSSNVDRLRDFLKHVYVDRRFTGERSIDKPPRVKGDKDDLSENRRVEAYQGGPKSPPYEDPYERRHSDRSSPGGRSPGYDQERNYGDYKRSPGRPPIINDWRREDRFGDGRRFEDHRISNGNNKLESQSPERAKDLDSSSPPPVVRPVREILGENVIPLRISEPPKANNGQAANGSALTQRIASSSSLASSNGTSSEVKLETIKSLIDFDYDPEPPIAPSIPQATQTTVAQLVNPTNSGDNNWASFDVAPEVKVSQGLSNVNPLESMLSQLSAPSSLPAQVSGAQGPVAGSALTATAGAPTVSSFTTFPASVASLTSSGMTMASPLNNADPWPSLQYQQPLFTSTAGQPTVQQSTLPVGGALNNQGHPSTLVPHVSKVVNEDKSSGASQISTVDMKPNGRNELPEDLFTVKYSSFHSPVPSWQMGAPPGMGISVQYNNMSMPGFPQPSKSTNPFDVINEPTPVQAPTFPSMSSLQGALPSVTPSATVHTSHMGNQSLAWNPPHSLSYAPMLPPQAQTHASAMGPRAYVEQQIPTNMPMPRHQGIGTFGTEGAAFGFSNIDQQLTGRLSTSATLNPFPAAGGNPFG from the exons GGACCGCAATATGTATGCACAAATTTCTGGACGTTTGTTTGCACAAACTGTAGTGGAATACA CCGGGAATTTACACATCGAGTAAAATCTATTTCCATGGCTAAATTTACTGCACAAGAAGTTAGTGCACTTCAAGAAGGAGGAAATCAG CGtgcaaaagaaatattttttaaagaatggGATCCACAAAGTCACTCTTTACCTGATAGCAG TAATGTTGACAGGCTTCGGGACTTTCTCAAGCATGTTTATGTGGATAGGAGATTCACTGGCGAGAGGTCCATTGACAAACCTCCAAGAGTAAAG GGTGACAAGGATGATTTATCTGAAAACAGGAGGGTGGAGGCATATCAGGGAGGACCTAAAAGTCCTCCATATGAGGACCCATATGAACGCCGTCACAGTGACAGGTCTAGTCCTGGTGGAAGAAGTCCTGGGTATGATCAAGAAAGGAATTATGGTGATTATAAGAGAAGCCCTGGTCGCCCACCAATAATCAATGACTGGCGTCGTGAAGATAGATTTGGGGATGGACGGAGATTTGAAGATCATAGAATATCTAATGGAAATAATAAGCTGGAAAGCCAATCTCCTGAGAGAGCCAAAGATCTGGATTCTTCAAGCCCACCACCTGTTGTCCGACCTGTTAGAGAAATTCTGGGAGAAAATGTAATACCTCTACGAATTAGTGAACCTCCCAAAGCAAACAATGGACAGGCTGCTAATGGCTCAGCACTCACACAG AGAATAGCATCTTCCAGTAGCTTGGCATCCAGCAATGGAACTTCTTCAGAAGTTAAGCTTGAGACTATCAAGAGCCTTATTGATTTTGATTACGATCCTGAACCACCTATTGCTCCATCAATTCCTCAAGCCACACAAACTACTGTGGCTCAACTTGTGAATCCAACAAATTCTGGTGATAACAATTGGGCCTCCTTTGATGTTGCACCTGAGGTAAAAGTATCTCAGGGTCTTTCAAATGTAAATCCACTTGAATCTATGCTGTCCCAGTTGTCAGCTCCATCATCTTTACCTGCTCAAGTTTCTGGAGCCCAAG GGCCTGTGGCGGGATCAGCTCTTACTGCTACTGCTGGAGCTCCAACTGTGAGCAGCTTCACAACATTCCCGGCTAGTGTTGCTTCACTAACATCTTCTGGAATGACAATGGCATCACCTCTTAATAATGCAGACCCGTGGCCTAGTTTGCAGTATCAGCAACCTTTGTTTACATCTACTGCTGGTCAGCCTACTGTTCAACAATCTACACTACCAGTAGGTGGAGCTTTGAATAATCAG GGGCATCCAAGCACACTAGTGCCACATGTCTCAAAGGTTGTCAACGAGGATAAATCTAGTGGTGCTTCACAGATATCTACTGTAGACATGAAACCAAATGGAAGAAATGAACTTCCTGAG GATCTATTCACTGTAAAATATTCATCCTTCCATTCTCCAGTCCCAAGCTGGCAAATGGGTGCACCACCTGGCATGGGCATCTCAgttcaatataataatatg TCCATGCCGGGTTTCCCACAACCGTCAAAATCTACAAATCCATTTGATGTAATCAACGAACCAACTCCAGTTCAAGCCCCAACT TTTCCTTCTATGTCATCTTTGCAAGGTGCTCTGCCTAGTGTAACACCCTCAGCTACAGTGCACACTTCACACATGGGTAATCAATCTCTTGCCTGGAATCCACCACACTCGTTATCATATGCACCAATGCTGCCTCCACAAGCACAAACTCATGCCTCAGCAATGGGACCAA GGGCATACGTGGAGCAGCAGATACCCACTAACATGCCAATGCCAAG GCATCAAGGAATTGGAACTTTTGGTACCGAGGGAGCTGCTTTTGGCTTCTCTAATATAGATCAGCAGCTGACTGGCAGGTTGTCAACCTCTGCCACCTTAAACCCCTTCCCAGCTGCAGGAGGTAATCCATTCGGATGA
- the LOC101504446 gene encoding uncharacterized protein isoform X2, producing METGENNNGNEGCIIYKSWCSQFRNASNPWMARYVYGLIFLVANLLAWAARDYGRGALTEMERLKGCNGGKDCLGAEGVLRVSLGCFIFYIILFLSTTGTSKLNQVRNTWHSGWWSVKIVLWAVMTVIPFFLPSGFIQIYGEVAHFGAGVFLLIQLISIISFITWLNDCCASEKYAARCEPAGENCIRKSDSATKTDWLSIISFVVAILAIVIATFSTGIDSKCFQFRKDDTPAEDDVPYGYGFFHFVFATGAMYFAMLLVGWNSHHSMRKWTIDVGWTSTWVRIVNEWLAVCVYLWMLVAPMIWKSRHAAST from the exons ATGGAAACTGGGGAAAACAACAATGGTAACGAGGGATGTATCATATACAAGTCATGGTGCAGCCAATTTCGAAATGCATCCAATCCTTGGATGGCAAGATATGTCTATGGCTTGATTTTTCTTGTGGCAAATCTCCTGGCCTGGGCTGCTCGTGACTACGGTCGTGGTGCTTTAACAGAAATGGAGA GATTAAAAGGATGCAATGGTGGAAAAGACTGTTTGGGTGCTGAAGGTGTTTTGCGTGTGAGCTTGGGTTGCTTT ATATTCTATATCATACTTTTTTTGTCAACTACTGGCACTTCTAAACTAAACCAAGTCAGAAATACATGGCACTCTGGATGGTGGTCAGTCAAGATTGTTCTCTGGGCTGTCATGACTGTCATCCCATTTTTTCTTCCTTCTGgctttattcaaatttatg GGGAGGTGGCGCATTTTGGTGCCGG GGTTTTCCTCCTAATTCAACTAATAAGCATAATCAGCTTCATCACATGGCTGAATGATTGCTGTGCGTCTGAAAAATATGCAGCACGTTG TGAACCTGCTGGAGAAAACTGCATCAGGAAGTCAGACTCTGCTACCAAAACGGACTGGCTAAGCATCATT AGCTTTGTTGTTGCAATACTTGCAATCGTTATAGCGACATTTTCAACAGGCATAGATTCCAAATGCTTTCAG TTCCGGAAGGATGATACGCCAGCAGAGGATGATGTACCGTATGGTTATGGCTTCTTCCATTTTGTTTTTGCCACTGGAGCAATGTATTTTGCTATGCTATTGGTTGGATGGAATAGTCACCATTCTATGAGAAA ATGGACAATTGATGTGGGCTGGACAAGCACCTGGGTCAGAATAGTAAATGAATGGCTGGCAGTCTGTGTTTATT TGTGGATGCTGGTAGCTCCAATGATATGGAAGAGTAGACATGCTGCTTCTACTTGA
- the LOC101503914 gene encoding uncharacterized protein isoform X1: MTSRLKEDEKNERIIRGLLKLTPNRRCINCNSLGPQYVCTNFWTFVCTNCSGIHREFTHRVKSISMAKFTAQEVSALQEGGNQRAKEIFFKEWDPQSHSLPDSSNVDRLRDFLKHVYVDRRFTGERSIDKPPRVKGDKDDLSENRRVEAYQGGPKSPPYEDPYERRHSDRSSPGGRSPGYDQERNYGDYKRSPGRPPIINDWRREDRFGDGRRFEDHRISNGNNKLESQSPERAKDLDSSSPPPVVRPVREILGENVIPLRISEPPKANNGQAANGSALTQRIASSSSLASSNGTSSEVKLETIKSLIDFDYDPEPPIAPSIPQATQTTVAQLVNPTNSGDNNWASFDVAPEVKVSQGLSNVNPLESMLSQLSAPSSLPAQVSGAQGPVAGSALTATAGAPTVSSFTTFPASVASLTSSGMTMASPLNNADPWPSLQYQQPLFTSTAGQPTVQQSTLPVGGALNNQGHPSTLVPHVSKVVNEDKSSGASQISTVDMKPNGRNELPEDLFTVKYSSFHSPVPSWQMGAPPGMGISVQYNNMVSMPGFPQPSKSTNPFDVINEPTPVQAPTFPSMSSLQGALPSVTPSATVHTSHMGNQSLAWNPPHSLSYAPMLPPQAQTHASAMGPRAYVEQQIPTNMPMPRHQGIGTFGTEGAAFGFSNIDQQLTGRLSTSATLNPFPAAGGNPFG; the protein is encoded by the exons GGACCGCAATATGTATGCACAAATTTCTGGACGTTTGTTTGCACAAACTGTAGTGGAATACA CCGGGAATTTACACATCGAGTAAAATCTATTTCCATGGCTAAATTTACTGCACAAGAAGTTAGTGCACTTCAAGAAGGAGGAAATCAG CGtgcaaaagaaatattttttaaagaatggGATCCACAAAGTCACTCTTTACCTGATAGCAG TAATGTTGACAGGCTTCGGGACTTTCTCAAGCATGTTTATGTGGATAGGAGATTCACTGGCGAGAGGTCCATTGACAAACCTCCAAGAGTAAAG GGTGACAAGGATGATTTATCTGAAAACAGGAGGGTGGAGGCATATCAGGGAGGACCTAAAAGTCCTCCATATGAGGACCCATATGAACGCCGTCACAGTGACAGGTCTAGTCCTGGTGGAAGAAGTCCTGGGTATGATCAAGAAAGGAATTATGGTGATTATAAGAGAAGCCCTGGTCGCCCACCAATAATCAATGACTGGCGTCGTGAAGATAGATTTGGGGATGGACGGAGATTTGAAGATCATAGAATATCTAATGGAAATAATAAGCTGGAAAGCCAATCTCCTGAGAGAGCCAAAGATCTGGATTCTTCAAGCCCACCACCTGTTGTCCGACCTGTTAGAGAAATTCTGGGAGAAAATGTAATACCTCTACGAATTAGTGAACCTCCCAAAGCAAACAATGGACAGGCTGCTAATGGCTCAGCACTCACACAG AGAATAGCATCTTCCAGTAGCTTGGCATCCAGCAATGGAACTTCTTCAGAAGTTAAGCTTGAGACTATCAAGAGCCTTATTGATTTTGATTACGATCCTGAACCACCTATTGCTCCATCAATTCCTCAAGCCACACAAACTACTGTGGCTCAACTTGTGAATCCAACAAATTCTGGTGATAACAATTGGGCCTCCTTTGATGTTGCACCTGAGGTAAAAGTATCTCAGGGTCTTTCAAATGTAAATCCACTTGAATCTATGCTGTCCCAGTTGTCAGCTCCATCATCTTTACCTGCTCAAGTTTCTGGAGCCCAAG GGCCTGTGGCGGGATCAGCTCTTACTGCTACTGCTGGAGCTCCAACTGTGAGCAGCTTCACAACATTCCCGGCTAGTGTTGCTTCACTAACATCTTCTGGAATGACAATGGCATCACCTCTTAATAATGCAGACCCGTGGCCTAGTTTGCAGTATCAGCAACCTTTGTTTACATCTACTGCTGGTCAGCCTACTGTTCAACAATCTACACTACCAGTAGGTGGAGCTTTGAATAATCAG GGGCATCCAAGCACACTAGTGCCACATGTCTCAAAGGTTGTCAACGAGGATAAATCTAGTGGTGCTTCACAGATATCTACTGTAGACATGAAACCAAATGGAAGAAATGAACTTCCTGAG GATCTATTCACTGTAAAATATTCATCCTTCCATTCTCCAGTCCCAAGCTGGCAAATGGGTGCACCACCTGGCATGGGCATCTCAgttcaatataataatatggTG TCCATGCCGGGTTTCCCACAACCGTCAAAATCTACAAATCCATTTGATGTAATCAACGAACCAACTCCAGTTCAAGCCCCAACT TTTCCTTCTATGTCATCTTTGCAAGGTGCTCTGCCTAGTGTAACACCCTCAGCTACAGTGCACACTTCACACATGGGTAATCAATCTCTTGCCTGGAATCCACCACACTCGTTATCATATGCACCAATGCTGCCTCCACAAGCACAAACTCATGCCTCAGCAATGGGACCAA GGGCATACGTGGAGCAGCAGATACCCACTAACATGCCAATGCCAAG GCATCAAGGAATTGGAACTTTTGGTACCGAGGGAGCTGCTTTTGGCTTCTCTAATATAGATCAGCAGCTGACTGGCAGGTTGTCAACCTCTGCCACCTTAAACCCCTTCCCAGCTGCAGGAGGTAATCCATTCGGATGA
- the LOC101503914 gene encoding uncharacterized protein isoform X3, with protein sequence MTSRLKEDEKNERIIRGLLKLTPNRRCINCNSLGPQYVCTNFWTFVCTNCSGIHREFTHRVKSISMAKFTAQEVSALQEGGNQRAKEIFFKEWDPQSHSLPDSSNVDRLRDFLKHVYVDRRFTGERSIDKPPRVKGDKDDLSENRRVEAYQGGPKSPPYEDPYERRHSDRSSPGGRSPGYDQERNYGDYKRSPGRPPIINDWRREDRFGDGRRFEDHRISNGNNKLESQSPERAKDLDSSSPPPVVRPVREILGENVIPLRISEPPKANNGQAANGSALTQRIASSSSLASSNGTSSEVKLETIKSLIDFDYDPEPPIAPSIPQATQTTVAQLVNPTNSGDNNWASFDVAPEVKVSQGLSNVNPLESMLSQLSAPSSLPAQVSGAQGPVAGSALTATAGAPTVSSFTTFPASVASLTSSGMTMASPLNNADPWPSLQYQQPLFTSTAGQPTVQQSTLPVGGALNNQGHPSTLVPHVSKVVNEDKSSGASQISTVDMKPNGRNELPEDLFTVKYSSFHSPVPSWQMGAPPGMGISVQYNNMVSMPGFPQPSKSTNPFDVINEPTPVQAPTVRNVN encoded by the exons GGACCGCAATATGTATGCACAAATTTCTGGACGTTTGTTTGCACAAACTGTAGTGGAATACA CCGGGAATTTACACATCGAGTAAAATCTATTTCCATGGCTAAATTTACTGCACAAGAAGTTAGTGCACTTCAAGAAGGAGGAAATCAG CGtgcaaaagaaatattttttaaagaatggGATCCACAAAGTCACTCTTTACCTGATAGCAG TAATGTTGACAGGCTTCGGGACTTTCTCAAGCATGTTTATGTGGATAGGAGATTCACTGGCGAGAGGTCCATTGACAAACCTCCAAGAGTAAAG GGTGACAAGGATGATTTATCTGAAAACAGGAGGGTGGAGGCATATCAGGGAGGACCTAAAAGTCCTCCATATGAGGACCCATATGAACGCCGTCACAGTGACAGGTCTAGTCCTGGTGGAAGAAGTCCTGGGTATGATCAAGAAAGGAATTATGGTGATTATAAGAGAAGCCCTGGTCGCCCACCAATAATCAATGACTGGCGTCGTGAAGATAGATTTGGGGATGGACGGAGATTTGAAGATCATAGAATATCTAATGGAAATAATAAGCTGGAAAGCCAATCTCCTGAGAGAGCCAAAGATCTGGATTCTTCAAGCCCACCACCTGTTGTCCGACCTGTTAGAGAAATTCTGGGAGAAAATGTAATACCTCTACGAATTAGTGAACCTCCCAAAGCAAACAATGGACAGGCTGCTAATGGCTCAGCACTCACACAG AGAATAGCATCTTCCAGTAGCTTGGCATCCAGCAATGGAACTTCTTCAGAAGTTAAGCTTGAGACTATCAAGAGCCTTATTGATTTTGATTACGATCCTGAACCACCTATTGCTCCATCAATTCCTCAAGCCACACAAACTACTGTGGCTCAACTTGTGAATCCAACAAATTCTGGTGATAACAATTGGGCCTCCTTTGATGTTGCACCTGAGGTAAAAGTATCTCAGGGTCTTTCAAATGTAAATCCACTTGAATCTATGCTGTCCCAGTTGTCAGCTCCATCATCTTTACCTGCTCAAGTTTCTGGAGCCCAAG GGCCTGTGGCGGGATCAGCTCTTACTGCTACTGCTGGAGCTCCAACTGTGAGCAGCTTCACAACATTCCCGGCTAGTGTTGCTTCACTAACATCTTCTGGAATGACAATGGCATCACCTCTTAATAATGCAGACCCGTGGCCTAGTTTGCAGTATCAGCAACCTTTGTTTACATCTACTGCTGGTCAGCCTACTGTTCAACAATCTACACTACCAGTAGGTGGAGCTTTGAATAATCAG GGGCATCCAAGCACACTAGTGCCACATGTCTCAAAGGTTGTCAACGAGGATAAATCTAGTGGTGCTTCACAGATATCTACTGTAGACATGAAACCAAATGGAAGAAATGAACTTCCTGAG GATCTATTCACTGTAAAATATTCATCCTTCCATTCTCCAGTCCCAAGCTGGCAAATGGGTGCACCACCTGGCATGGGCATCTCAgttcaatataataatatggTG TCCATGCCGGGTTTCCCACAACCGTCAAAATCTACAAATCCATTTGATGTAATCAACGAACCAACTCCAGTTCAAGCCCCAACTGTACGTAACGTCAATTGA
- the LOC101504446 gene encoding uncharacterized protein isoform X1: METGENNNGNEGCIIYKSWCSQFRNASNPWMARYVYGLIFLVANLLAWAARDYGRGALTEMERLKGCNGGKDCLGAEGVLRVSLGCFIFYIILFLSTTGTSKLNQVRNTWHSGWWSVKIVLWAVMTVIPFFLPSGFIQIYGEVAHFGAGVFLLIQLISIISFITWLNDCCASEKYAARCQIHVMLFATTAYVVCLVGIILMYIWYAPEPSCLLNIFFITWTLVLVQLMTSVSLHPKVNAGILTPGLMGLYVVFLCWCAIRSEPAGENCIRKSDSATKTDWLSIISFVVAILAIVIATFSTGIDSKCFQFRKDDTPAEDDVPYGYGFFHFVFATGAMYFAMLLVGWNSHHSMRKWTIDVGWTSTWVRIVNEWLAVCVYLWMLVAPMIWKSRHAAST, encoded by the exons ATGGAAACTGGGGAAAACAACAATGGTAACGAGGGATGTATCATATACAAGTCATGGTGCAGCCAATTTCGAAATGCATCCAATCCTTGGATGGCAAGATATGTCTATGGCTTGATTTTTCTTGTGGCAAATCTCCTGGCCTGGGCTGCTCGTGACTACGGTCGTGGTGCTTTAACAGAAATGGAGA GATTAAAAGGATGCAATGGTGGAAAAGACTGTTTGGGTGCTGAAGGTGTTTTGCGTGTGAGCTTGGGTTGCTTT ATATTCTATATCATACTTTTTTTGTCAACTACTGGCACTTCTAAACTAAACCAAGTCAGAAATACATGGCACTCTGGATGGTGGTCAGTCAAGATTGTTCTCTGGGCTGTCATGACTGTCATCCCATTTTTTCTTCCTTCTGgctttattcaaatttatg GGGAGGTGGCGCATTTTGGTGCCGG GGTTTTCCTCCTAATTCAACTAATAAGCATAATCAGCTTCATCACATGGCTGAATGATTGCTGTGCGTCTGAAAAATATGCAGCACGTTG CCAAATTCATGTGATGTTGTTTGCAACGACTGCATATGTCGTCTGTTTGGTGGGGATCATTTTGATGTACATTTGGTATGCACCAGAACCATCTTGCCTTCTCAACATTTTCTTCATTACTTGGACTCTAGTACTTGTCCAACTCATGACTAGCGTGTCTTTGCACCCAAAA GTTAATGCTGGTATTCTAACTCCAGGGCTGATGGGGCTTTATGTTGTCTTCCTATGCTGGTGCGCTATTAGAAG TGAACCTGCTGGAGAAAACTGCATCAGGAAGTCAGACTCTGCTACCAAAACGGACTGGCTAAGCATCATT AGCTTTGTTGTTGCAATACTTGCAATCGTTATAGCGACATTTTCAACAGGCATAGATTCCAAATGCTTTCAG TTCCGGAAGGATGATACGCCAGCAGAGGATGATGTACCGTATGGTTATGGCTTCTTCCATTTTGTTTTTGCCACTGGAGCAATGTATTTTGCTATGCTATTGGTTGGATGGAATAGTCACCATTCTATGAGAAA ATGGACAATTGATGTGGGCTGGACAAGCACCTGGGTCAGAATAGTAAATGAATGGCTGGCAGTCTGTGTTTATT TGTGGATGCTGGTAGCTCCAATGATATGGAAGAGTAGACATGCTGCTTCTACTTGA